The Aspergillus fumigatus Af293 chromosome 3, whole genome shotgun sequence region TGAGGTCATCATGGGTATTATCTACTCACCACTCTTACTCATCATCGCAACGCTCGAGACCCGCGAGGCACACCGGATCCGGTGGAATCGTCGTCagggagaagaggatgacgatgttgTTCACGAGTGggaggatgttgctgagCAAGTTGACTTTGATGTGGACGACACCTGGAGACAGGCCGTGCGGGACACCACCCCAGATTCGAATGCAGAGAACTGCACCTTGGAGATCATTCAGCTGCGGGAGCAGATCAAAGAACTCACAGCTGTGGTTCATGCgttcatcgagaagaaggatacaGAGGAGCACATGAGGGAGCAATCCAGTTCCAATCAGGGTGACGCGGAGTAGGATTTATGTATGGGACAGTTGTCTTGGTTTGATATTTTTGATGCTTTATTGGTGCCTTTGTTGGTATGATGGCGATCTATCTCACTGTGATTTATATTAGTCGGCCAAGCGCCTTGGTGTCTGCATTGTATGCTTTTGTACCTGACTTGATAATATGAACTAGTTCATCCTTACAAACTCTGTGATTCGCAACGAAAAACTTGAGGTATTCAACTGTCATGCTGACGTGTGTCTATATACCTGACTTCTGAACAAGTGGATTACGTGGCTGTCTCTGGACCATATCCCCGCACCTCTCTAAATCAACGACAACCGCTTCTTCAGCCTTTTCCACCTTAGACATCAACGCTGCTAATCGGTCTAGTGGCATGTGGTGTGTATTCAATTACAAGACTGCTCAAGGGCAGTCCTGCCAGTTCGCAACTTGCATTAAATAGCGCGATCCCAACCAACAGCATGACTGACAACTCCCTCCCCTTGCTCTATGCAGGAGAACACTTGGATACAGTCGCAGGATTCCCAACACTATACGCATTCAGTCCTGCAAATCACGACAATCCCCTGATGGTGTTCATACCGGGTGGCGGTCATAATGCCCGCATCTCATATGGTGGTCATCCTGGAAGTCGCAGTGAGGACTTCTTAGCACACTGGCTAAATAAGTTGGGCTACGGCCTACTTGCCATCTCGTACCCGCTCCAGAGCCAGCCGGACGAGATCATGGCCGCAACATCACCAGAATTTCGTATCCGTGATTGGGGTCTTCAAGCAGCAGAGGTAACGAAGACGGTGATTGAGAGGCATGGCCTGTCGCCCAAGGTGGTGCTCGTTGCTTGGAGTATGGGCGGCCGGGTAGTGGTTCCCTATACGCAAGCAGCGAAAGCACGAGGGTTGACCGTCGAGCTATTTGTGAGTCTTGCGGCTACTCCTGGACTGGCGGCTTCTCGGCCCAACCCGCCTGGTATCAAAATGACGTCCGAGGGGTATGCTGCATTGGATAGGATGCCGGAGCTTTTCCTGAGCCAGGTCCGTGAGCAGAATATTCTAGAGTCTCGTGTCATTATTCCAGACGACGTGTATCTCCGTGACTACTACGGCTGTACGCCTGTCGGCTTGCTCGGCTTTGGCATGAGCTATTCTCCCGAGCGCGGGTTTGTTGAAGATCGATATACATCAACGGAAGATGCCGACGCGAACAACTTTCGTCAGTGGCCTTTGATTTCTGCTCTGCATGGTGACAGCATCCTGGATGGACGGCATGTACTTGCGGACAAGGCCACCTGGGGATTTATGCAGGTGCAGCAGCTTGTGAGCACTGTCGAAGATCGAGGTTACAGATCGCTGAATCCTGAGCGCTGGGAGGAGGTTGTTAAGCTGGTCCACTCACGACCGGAGAATATGTGCCGGCAGATTCATGGTAATCACTTTTTCTTCCTGGGGGAGCAGGGCGCTCGTGAGACGGCGGCTGCCATTGTTGAACAGCTGAAAGAAGCTCGGATCTTCATGTCGACGCTTGACACTCTGCTTGTGCCCTGAGGTCATCTTCACAGCGTTTTTGCCCGTCCTGGTCATTTTTTGACTCAATCGCTTCTGCGTCGAGTAAAGTATCTCTTCGATTGGTCTGGTGACAAAGTCCCGTCGACGGAGTACTTGGTCTGTTGCAGCCAAGACTTGCGATTCCGGCTCCGCGTCTGGACTTGTTTGGAGCAACTACCATACCTCTGGAATAGGGCAGCATGCGTTGACAGTGGCGGTCGATGCTGGTAGTCAAGACAATGGTGAGGAAAAAAAGTTGCGGAGCAAAAAGGAAAGCCGAACGCGGGGGTCGAACCCGCAACCTTGAGATTAAGAGTCTCACGCTCTACCGATTGAGCTAGCCCGGCTGCTCTTGTTGAGAGGCAGTGCCTTTTTAGAGTCTATAAGGGAGTTTTAGCTAGAAGCCTAACATGCGATTACTCAAGGTCAACTGATAACTGATCTCGTGCCCTGCTGCAAGCCTGCAAATGACTCACTGGCTGTGTTTTCCATGTCCAACGACATCAACCCGGAGTGGAACAGTGTTGAAATTGATGATACTGTATCAGTTTACTAATGACTAGCTGCTCTAGCTGTCTAGCAATTACTATGGCTGATAGTCTAATAGAAACTAGAGTTGCATAACTGAACTGCTAAAATTGAATCTGACCCTCACCAAACCTGCAGCAATCTGATTTCAGTTCCTAGCCTGGGAAATCGCACTGGTTTTGGTTAGAGTCATAGAGTTGCATTCAGTCTGAGTTCAGGTAAGTCCAACCCCTGGGCCCTGTCCCCTGTAGAGTTGCATAACTGAACTGCTAAAATCAAATCCAACCCTCACCGAACCTGCAGTGGTTTGATTCGGTTCCTAGATTCAGAATCTGTGGTGGATTTAGGGCGGGTCAGGGTTAGATCTTGGGGGTTAGTGGTTTAACCACTAGAAACTAACTAATTTATCTAATAGGTAGAATTGCGATTTGCTGAGTCGCCGCCCTTTTCAGCCGCCCCCTCCTTTGGGTTTGGCGCCCGCCTCACCCACGCTCAATCCGGGATCGCACCGTCTGCATCCAGTTTAGCCTGTCCATTCCAGGTTTGGCGTGGCCTGCTAGGCTCGATCGGAATCTGCCGTCCTCCACCGCCCTCTGATGACGTCCGCCATCTATATAAAGCCGCGGTGTGTCGCTCAATGATAAGTCTCTTGTTTCCAGCACTTATTCCTCTCTCATTTCCCATTTTCTCCGGCGCCTCCCCTGGTCAGCTGACGCGGCCCCCTGCCGGCTGAAAACTTTACTCCTCAGACACAGCCTGCTTCTCTACTCGCGAAATTAGACCAGCATTGCAAGTTACACAGATAGCCCTTTGTTTCCCCATCCTGTGCGAGAGTCGACACACTCTTCATTTCTTACTATGGACCCTATGAAATAACTCCAATTCAAGGGTCCTGTTTTCCACCGTTGCTATTGCTCGATGTTTGGAAAAAATACCCGGCAATCTTGACTAGAATCAAAACGTTCTGCTGCTCGAATCTGCCTTTTATCACACAATGCCGAGAGTATGCTAAGGAGAGGTGGGGGCATGTGAATGGCAGTGTGGGCTCATCAACTGCGGGGGGCGTCGATTTGCGAATGCCTCGCAGCGCCCCAACACAGTCACCTTCCCAACCCAACCGACCGTCGACTGAACATACATCGGTCCACTAGCTGTGTCAGTCGATAGATCCGCTTGGATCTACCAGCCAACCGTAAAAATGCCTCAAGGAGTCTCGGCTGAGCTGTCCTGGTGGCTGCAACATTTCATAGGCAAGGTAGAGGCACTCCAAACCCATGGCCCCCTCTCGCCGAGGCGGCTGGGCCATTGCTCGACAAAGTCTCAAGTTCTCACTTGACGCAAGTGAAGACCGGAGTCAACAAGGCTGGAAAGTCGCAGCCTTCGGTTGTAGGGAGCCTGGAAGCCGTCATGCTTCTGTATTCCCACCCAGTAATGTCCTGGTGGAGCCTGTGTGTTATAAAGGCTGGGTGGCctccttcctttttcttgcaATCCAAACGGCACAGACGGACAGGAATATACTCGCCTAgtcaccatcatcttcctctcaTCCACGGCCGCTCTATTTGCCGACACTTACCTCTGCCGTGTCTTCCCACTATTTTGGGAAATGTTGGTGAATCTTGACCAGATTGAGTTTtaccatggcccaagtcaCCAGCCGGGCGTCTATCAGTGCAAAGTCACTGCCTCCAGAGCATACCCCACGGCCTTTCCAGCATTCTTTCCCGACTATGTTAACCTTCGGCCCAGAATCCTGTGGGACACCCCTAGGACAAGAACCGCCATTGACCGGCATGACTCATCAGTGGAACATATTTGATCAATGATGGAAGTTGCCGAACCCGCAATGACAACAGATATGCCAATGCCCGCTATCCTTGATACTCCTTTAGATTTTGGGGGGGTTACCCATTAGCTGTTTCGGGGCCAGCGCCATTAAAGGACTCCGTGACACCAGTTCGTGTCCTGCAGTGTCAGACCATCTGGACCTTGTTTCTCCTGATATGTGGAGAAATGACTTACCAAGTAAGTTGGCGCAACACTCTATAAAAGTTGCCCATCAACCTTTGTTTGTCTGACCGTTTTATTTTTCAGATGCTATACCTGATACCAAGGAAGCAGAGACTCCTCACCTCTCATGCGCTCTCTCTGTAACCGTGCCCGCGCCCGCACACGAACAAGCGAGCGATACCTCTAGCAGCCCATCTGCGTATGGTGATTCCCAGCAAGAATCAACCAAGCGGAAGTTATTTATCACGGGCCTCTGCTGCTCAGACTGTATCGACCCTGGGTACTACAAAAAGGATACGGAGTCTCGTCAGGTATCAGATTTAGGTGGAAATCCATGCTCGAAGACAATCGATGCTCCGGAGAGGATACTCCTGGAAGACACCAACGCCTGGGTTCATCAGAAAGGGAACGAGAGCAGCGATTGTGATTGTATCTTACTATTCAACCGGCTAAAGCTGCAAAACGAAGCACACCAAGCGCCAAGCACGACCGACCAGGCGACAAGGCTGTCGTCTGGGGGAGTGCGCTGCGTGGCGGCGCTATCGGCATCGTCCACCTGCGAGGAAGCAGAAGGGAGGCCCATCGATGGTCAATTACTGCTTGTCTTCTGAAATAATCAGCCACTTGGAATTCGGTTTTATACATTGTTAAGTCAATCTCGGGGTCTGGTCGGGCTCGCCCATTGGAGAGTGGTGTCCGCGGAACCCGAGTTTTGCATACTTAGGCAGCGGCGCCGCCCAAAGATCGatttcatcatcgtcatcaccacaACCAACGCCGGCGAACAATGACAATGGCCAAATCGCAAGAGGGATTTGTCTGGTCTTCCAAGGACGGGTTCCGATACGGTACGTAGTCCCACGTACTGCTTAAGTTCGTCGGCTAAGCAGTGAAAAAAGGACTCCCCACAGCAGCCGTGGTTGCTTCAACGCCCAAGTCCGAGCTCTCCGCCTCGTATGACGTTATCGTCATCGGCGCCGGATTCGCCGGGCTAACAGTCGCTCGCGACCTTGGATTcaaggggaagaaggtgcTTCTTATCGAAGCTCGCGATCGGATCGGCGGTCGCTGCTGGACAGTCGACACCGGGGAGACCGCCAAGCTTGAGATGGGGGGAACATGGGTGCATTGGATACAGCCACATGTCTTTAGCGAGCTACAGAGATGCGATTTGGATGAGTTTGTGGAAACAGTGGCGTTCCCCGAGAATTGCGAGTCGGTCAAAAAGGCGTCCCGGCAGGATCCCGCCGTCGTCCATGATCCAGCCGAGGGCCAGGCGATGATGGAGCAGCTGGAAGGCCTAATGGCCAAGTTCTTCGACATTGATGGCCAAGGAGGACGGAGCGTTATTCCATTCCCCTTCAACATGGCCTCCAGCACCAACCACAATCCTGAATATCTCGAACTGGATAAGCTGAGTATTGCCGACCGCGTCGCACAAATGCCGGACTGCGATGAAGAGCAAAGAGCCGTACTCGGTGCGCAGGCCGCTTCCTTTTACGGCATTGCGCCCGAGAAGGGGGCATTCACTGAAGTGCTTCACACACAGGCCCTCTGCAACTTTGATCCAGCCATGACTGAAATCGCAACGATGAAGTACAAGATTGCCGAGGGGACCACTGCTTTTGCGCTCGCGATCTTGAATGATTTCAAAGGCGACCGCATCTTCAGCTCTCCCGTCCAATCTATCTCCCAACCATCCGATCATGCCCCCGTCGCCGTAACACTCAAGAACGGAGAGCAGTTCACCTCCAATTCTGTGGTCTCCACAATCCCAGTCAACGTGCTTTCATCCATAACCTTCAACCCTCCACTTTCACCACTCAAGAAAGAAGCATTTTCTGACGCCGTGACCCCCGCGCGCATAGACAAGCTTCTTGTCTGCACACCAACCAAGTTCGCGAACGGCTTTACTGTTTCCTGCGAGGGCGGTGACATGCCGTTCGCAAGCGGATTCCTTGACGGAACGCACGGCAGCCATAACCTACTCACTCTCCTGACCCATCCCGATAACAAGTTCGACTCTGCCGAGGATAACATCCGTCTGGTAGAAACCCTTCACCCATCGGGCGTTGAGGTCCATTCGGTGTATGGCCACATCTGGTCGGATGACCCGTACGCCGGCGGAGTCATGCCGGTGCGGAAACCGGGATTCCTGGGCAAGTACCACGATGAGATCCGGAAACCACATGGAAATGTGCATTTCTGTGGGTCGGACTTTGCGGATGGATGGCGGGGTTTTATCTCGGGCGCTTTTGAGGATGCATATCGCGTTACCCGAGAGGTCGAGACCAGTCTATCTATCAAATAGTAGAGctaaatattatagatagCCAGAACAAGGCAGGCTACAAAAGGCGACTTGATACTTGAAaagcctttttttttttttttttttttttttttttttttttatttttggGATCTTCTTGGCCCACATCCTGAGCAACCAGGGCCTCGTGACTGCTCCCGCGCCCGCTTTTGACGAACCCGGGAGTTCAGTGGCTGGAATTCAAAAATCTCTTTGAACACCAATCTCGGGCGTGATAGGCAGTATCGACGGAATGAGAGCGACATCTGAGGTACACTCCTAGCGAGCCCAGAGGAGTCTAAGAGCAAGAACAGGCATCGGAGCGGTATTGATGTAAAAGAGGAGCCGGAATCTCAAGCAATACGACATGGAGAAGACTATTCAGATGTGAGTTCTCTGGCTTCAGAGTCACTGATATAGATGCCCGCGCGACCTTCACCCATCGCTAGTGAGCGGCGAGTTACATCGACTTTTTTAAGTATATGGAAGGCCGATTGGTCAATTCATGATAGTGATTTTGACGTCATAGGGTGCTGTGTGTTGACGATAACATACATAGGGAGACAGATATAGCAATATTCCCACGGTGGTAGTCAGAAATACACGACAAAGAGCTTAAGTACTGGTCGATGTCGCCATgtggaaaagaagaaaaaatcaAGAAAATGACATTGCTGATAGACGGCTACTCTTGTCGTTTACCCAACTCCCGGCGAACAGCACGGGGCATGGCAGCAATCCGTCCTGTAGGCTTAGGCCGCGTATGAGGGAGCTGGGGGACATGGTTCCTCATTGGGATCGGCTCTATCCAACGTCAGTTAAGATCATTTCACAAGAAGATTTCTTGTAGAGTCTGCCATGCTTTCCCTCCCATGTGTTGTCGGACCCTGTCCAGCCTTCCCAACCCTTGCCGCATTCAACATAGCGAATGAAGATCCCTGCAGGTATTGTAATCCCAGTACCGAGCGCCATTGTTGTCATTTATTCTGTACCTCATAACAATACTCTTgcgccccccccccccccgtAGCACGATCAATACCCCATAATACTAATTTCGGATCTTATTTACGAGGGACTTGGTTGTTTACGGTTGCTTATTACAACAATATTGCTGACAGGATGCTGTTTCTGACGTGCGTATTTGCTTGACCATTTGGGGGCAGTGAAAGGACGTGAAGCCCACATATCTCTCCTAAAGTTAACAGTGGTCTCTCTTTGAATAGTCGTAGCATATACGGCTATGCAAGACAACCCGAACGAGCTTCGAAGTCCGAGTTTACAATCGTCCGATGTGCCAGAAGTCTCAAGTCTCAGTATTGTGGCCAATGTGCGCCAGCGTGCCGGCGGGACGGTGGCGCCTTGTAGCTTCGCGTTTAGGCCCCCACAGCTGGTGGAGAGGCGCCTTAGGCCGACGGTTCGGCTGGTAGTCGTTGCTGTTGCGCCATGGAGGACCCATTACCGCTTTAACTCCAtacagaaaaaaaaaagatcaCAATGCCAAGTCCATAACCAAACGACCCAGTTTGACAGCATCGCCATCTAAACCCTCATGTAACACCAACGTAGATAATGCAGTTGCACGTGACCACCCTTCAATGCATGGGATCGGCGTAGGGCGTGAAACAGGCGCTGAGCGTGCCGGGAAGGGTTTTGTGAAATGTTTATCAGTGACAACTAGCTGATTGGCCTCGAGGCTCAAAACGCTCCGAAGAATCCTGTCAACTTTTGCAGGGTGAGTATGCCAAAATATGGACATTCGACTCCTCATAGCTTGGGGAGTGGATTTGCAGTCTGGCTTACAAAGGTTGTCTAGTTAAGGAAGTATCACATAGTCCTCGTCGGCTCGATATTTGCATAGCATTCAACAGCGCCCTAGGttcctctctcccatcaGGGGCGTCCTCAGAGATCGTCTCTGCATTCGACTTGGACAAAGATCACGTCCCACTTGTCCTCCTCAACTCAGTCTACCTTGCTGGGTTTGCAGTAGGCCCATTAGTTTTTGGGCCGCTGAGCGAGTATCTGGGCCGACAACCCGTGCTCATCGGGACGTATATTGGTTACACCATCTTCACGACGGCATGTGCGCTGGCGCCTACATATGCTTCTCTACCTGCTTTTAGGTCTTTGTGCGGAATACACGCCGCTGCTCCTAAAGCGGTGCTTGGTGGGTTGTATTCAGATATATACGACGAACACGGGGAACGGGGAACAGCTATGGGTTTCTTCATGCTCATGAGAACATTAGGGCCGCAGCTCAGCCCCATTATATCGGGCTACGCGGCGCTGTTGTCATGGCGGCGGGTATTTCGGGTCGCGTTGGTGATAGCTGGAGGTGGGATGCCCGTTGTCCTGTTGCTACCGGAGACATACGGGCCTGTTCTGGTTAATTGATGGAGGCGAAATGTGGAAAGCGTGCGCCGGGAACCCGACTGTGGAAGTAGGGGACGGAATTCAGTGTCCATGGCTCGGATCTTTGGACGTCCCTTCGCCATTGTTGTCCAGGAGCCGATTCTGCTCTTCACCTCGCTGTATCTTGCTCTAGTATATGACGTCttatatttatttttccAGGCTTACCCGATCGTTTTCCAAGGTGAGTAAGCTTGTTTGGATCAGACCTTACAAGACTGGCAGGCACAGGATTATATGGCATGTCAGTGAGTGCGGGTGCGCATTTCGAGTGAGCCTGAGATTCCTATCCATGAGTCGGAATGTTGCGGGTTGCGGCCCTTGAAAGACTGATACACTACCAGTGATTATTGGAAGCATCGTCACATTTTTTCATCTTCATGTGCTACAGCTCCTACCACAACAAAGCGTTGGCAGCAGGACAAACTTGGGCAACGGTTGAGGAATTCCGCCGACTCCCACTCGCCTGTCTTGGTGGCCCCGCGTACGTGGTTGAAACTCAGTCGTCGTATATCCCGTTTTTGACCCAGCCTGTATAGAATGGTTGTCTCGCTCTTCTGGCTTGGCTGGGCCTCCCTTTCAGTCGTGAACCCAATTGTCCCCATGGTGGCCGGTTTTTTCTTCGCAActggcttcctcttcttcatcgcaaTGCTCAACTATCTCACCGACGCGTACCAGCAGAACTCAGCTTCGGCGCAGGCAGCAGCTAGTACCATTCGCTCAATTACAGCCTGTTCTTTGCCGCTGGCTACGAAGAGCATGTACGGAAATTTAGGGATCCATTGGGCGAATTTCGCTGTTGGGATTTGTTGCCTTGGCGATGGCGGTGATTCCGTTCATTTTCGTCAGATATGGAGAATCGTTAAGGCGGAAGAGTAAGTTGTGTGGGAGGGTTGGATGATAAAGGAGGCAGACAGTATGGGGCAGAAGGATCACTCACGGGGAAGCTTCACAGCCATGCTGAATGATGCCACACTCTTTGCGTGTGTCTTGTTGATGAAGGGGAAATAGCTGTATTGAAACTGAAATGCCTCGAAACAAAGATTCCAACAATAATACCAGACTTCACGAACCAATATTTCTATTTAGTGGCCTGTCGTCCTTACCGCTAATTGTCGAGGTGAACCCGGAGTACCGATCAGATCATCCACAGGGCGGCTTCCTACAACTTTCAATGGGCTGGGACTTGGGAAGGCTCTTCGGGGTCCATCCAGGTGATTTAAAGGCGCAAAAGTGATTTGGACGGCAAACGACAGGGTTCTCCATCTGAATGATTGAAGCTTCTTgtcttttttctcccttACTGCTTCTGATTTCCAGCGCCATATCAAATAACCTGATGATGAAGTGTTTGGATCCGCGCGTGACTCTACTTTCCAAGAACCTGTTTAGAGCAAATAGCTACGCCATGCATTCGACCACCCCCGTCGAGAGAAATCCATCATCCACTTTACGAGATCGGGTACACATTCTTGGGCTTGGGAGCATCGGAACTTTTGTTGCCCATTCAGTCTCTGAAATCCCCAACGGGCCGTCGGTGATTCTCCTGCTGCATCGGAGATCTCTTCTCGACCACTATCGCCAGAATAGGAATCAGATATTTTTTGAGTCACGGCATGGAGTCCATCAAAGCTCCACCGGCTATGGACTTGAGATGACCCAGGACAACCAGTGGTATCCTGTGTCAGATGAATCGCCGTCGGATTGCCCCATCACAAGCCACATATccaacctcatcatctgcgTCAAAGCAACACAGACTGTCTCCGCGCTGCGACCCCTCGTGCATCGGCTGAACTCGACCTCCAAcatcctctttcttcaaaaTGGCTCTGGcatgattgaagaagtcgacgCGCATCTCTTCCAGGACCCATTAACGCGACCAAATTACCTCATCGGTGTTATCTCGCATGGCGTTACACTTAACAGTCCTTTCAATATCACACATACTGGATTCTCGGCGACGTCTATCGGTCCTGTCTCCCGGGATGATGGAAGGTACGCGGCCATTTCAGACTTGCGATCCAATTATCTTCTGCAAACGCTGCCCTTGTCACCGACACTTAACCTGAAATCGTACCCTTACACCGAAATATTGCAAGTGCAACTCGAGAAACTCGCAGTCAATGCTTTCTGCAACCCGCTATGCGCGCTCAATGATGCCAAAAATGAGTTTCTCTTCAGCGTCCCAGACACGCGACGGGCTATCCTGACTGAGATCTCGAATGTAGTACTTGCCTTGCCTGAGCTGAAAGGCGTGCAAGGATTGGAAGAACGGTTTTCAGTCGCCAGGCTCGAGAAGACAGTGAATGATATTATCGCCAAAACCGCGAATACGACATGCTCAATGGTATGGGATCTCCGCGCCGGACGGGAGACGGCGATCCAATTTATCAATGGAAGCTGGAGTCGGATGGGAAAAATGGTTGGGGTGGACACACCTGTAAACGATGCTTTGGTTGAACAGATTAAGATGAGAGGCCGAGAAAATCTAGAGATGAGCGACCAATAAAATTATTATACATATGTGTTTCCCCTTGCATGATGATTTTGGTCTTCTGGTACTACAAACCAGGCCTGACCGACTTCTTGGAGACACTTTTTTTTAGCCAAGTCTGCACACAATAGCACGTGCAATCAATCCCTCAAGAATGAAATGGTCCGTCATTATCGATCGCTCCCCTGGTCTGGGTAGTTAAAATACTTGAAAGCAAAACGCATGAACAAAGCTAGAAATAGCGAAGTCTACTGTTCGAAGTAAGAGTATGACAGCTTTTCTTGGATTTGATATGTTTAGAATAATCCAGAAAATACCCCCAAAGATGCGAAAAGCAGTTGGAGAATATCAGAATTTGGCACTTTTTGGCAAGGCACCAATATGGGCTTCCCATTGCTTGTCAATGCTCACTCGCTCACGATGTGGGACACTTCTCCAAGCTTTCTGGAACTCCGAAGTTTTCGATTTCCAAACAACAGCTCGGAACCAATAAGGTCAGCACTGGCTTGTGCAGTTTCTGTAACACAGTCCATTGGGACTAAGTGGCCACAGGGAAGAACGACTTCTTGCACCCAGCCACGAGATGcaccaccactaccacctACACCAATACCGGTTGTTTGTAGTTTCTCTTGACGAGCATCGGGAGAGGAGAAATCCGAGCTTTTGCCAAATATATAAAGGACAGCAGGCTTCAGCTCAGGCAGGCGGCCCAAGATTTTGGGGGGCTCGGGGCGATAAAATGGGAAGCCATCGATATCATCCGTGCGCATTTCATGCTGTGGAATCCCACGAGGGAGACCAGACCGCTCATCGATATAGGATGACCGCAAGAAAGTGAAAAGCTCCTGCGCTTTGGGTGTAGTTAATGTGACAGCAACAGGTTGTTTAGTTTCCATTCCTGGATGCATCAGTGAAAGTTGGGCACTATATACTGTCAACATCGTAGATCTTCAGACTTCCCATAAATACCTTACAGCTGCATGCCACCCATGCTATGTCCAATTCCGATGAGAGGTTGGCTTATCTGATCCTGGAACTCATTCAGCTCACATTGAGCAAGTGTAGCCAAAGGAGCAGATGAGTCCAAGTCAACAACCTGCTTCATCTCGACAGTTTCCAGGTCGACCACCTGCCCTAAGAACCAGTTCCTACCTACCTCCACATCCTATCTCTTGCTATTGACTTCTCTTACTATTCTAGGAATGACTTTAAATTCCAATAGGAAATACTATAAAACTCCTAGTACTATAGTAGCAAGCCTACTTAAAATCTATAAAGCAGCAGATTATGTACTACTAAATAAGTATAAATTTAATCATACTAATGCTAGGTACTGTATTAATGGGCTATAGTTTTATAATCACCCTAAAAACAGACTATACTCTTTCTAATTCTCTATTAATTATATATGGAAGTTGTCTACTAAGAGACAGAGAAAATTAGGTCTAGACTGGCTGACCTAACCCACCCAACCTGTAATATAGGTGGGTTTAGATTAGCCCTGTGTCAGAAAGTAGGGTTCCAGGCAACTACTATCCACAATGCCAAAAAGGTCACAATGATGATTCCGATACTCATAATTAGATACCGCTACGACTGGCCGGCTGCCGCGCGCCTACTTCGTTCCAGCCGTTAAATAGCCCAGCTGCATAATTCGAAAGCCTCGATTGAGCAGGTAGAAAGGCGGACCGAATTCCACCGGTACACCATCACAGCCATGCTGCGCGCAGTCGGCGTTTCTACGGAGAAGCTCAAGTTTGGTTTTGGCAGCTTCTATCGGAGGAGTCCTCGGTAATATATCTTGGATATG contains the following coding sequences:
- a CDS encoding thioesterase domain protein; protein product: MTDNSLPLLYAGEHLDTVAGFPTLYAFSPANHDNPLMVFIPGGGHNARISYGGHPGSRSEDFLAHWLNKLGYGLLAISYPLQSQPDEIMAATSPEFRIRDWGLQAAEVTKTVIERHGLSPKVVLVAWSMGGRVVVPYTQAAKARGLTVELFVSLAATPGLAASRPNPPGIKMTSEGYAALDRMPELFLSQVREQNILESRVIIPDDVYLRDYYGCTPVGLLGFGMSYSPERGFVEDRYTSTEDADANNFRQWPLISALHGDSILDGRHVLADKATWGFMQVQQLVSTVEDRGYRSLNPERWEEVVKLVHSRPENMCRQIHGNHFFFLGEQGARETAAAIVEQLKEARIFMSTLDTLLVP
- a CDS encoding flavin monoamine oxidase family protein; the encoded protein is MTMAKSQEGFVWSSKDGFRYGLPTAAVVASTPKSELSASYDVIVIGAGFAGLTVARDLGFKGKKVLLIEARDRIGGRCWTVDTGETAKLEMGGTWVHWIQPHVFSELQRCDLDEFVETVAFPENCESVKKASRQDPAVVHDPAEGQAMMEQLEGLMAKFFDIDGQGGRSVIPFPFNMASSTNHNPEYLELDKLSIADRVAQMPDCDEEQRAVLGAQAASFYGIAPEKGAFTEVLHTQALCNFDPAMTEIATMKYKIAEGTTAFALAILNDFKGDRIFSSPVQSISQPSDHAPVAVTLKNGEQFTSNSVVSTIPVNVLSSITFNPPLSPLKKEAFSDAVTPARIDKLLVCTPTKFANGFTVSCEGGDMPFASGFLDGTHGSHNLLTLLTHPDNKFDSAEDNIRLVETLHPSGVEVHSVYGHIWSDDPYAGGVMPVRKPGFLGKYHDEIRKPHGNVHFCGSDFADGWRGFISGAFEDAYRVTREVETSLSIK
- a CDS encoding putative MFS drug transporter, yielding MQLHVTTLQCMGSALAYKGCLVKEVSHSPRRLDICIAFNSALGSSLPSGASSEIVSAFDLDKDHVPLVLLNSVYLAGFAVGPLVFGPLSEYLGRQPVLIGTYIGYTIFTTACALAPTYASLPAFRSLCGIHAAAPKAVLGGLYSDIYDEHGERGTAMGFFMLMRTLGPQLSPIISGYAALLSWRRVFRVALVIAGVSMARIFGRPFAIVVQEPILLFTSLYLALVYDVLYLFFQAYPIVFQGDSYHNKALAAGQTWATVEEFRRLPLACLGGPAMVVSLFWLGWASLSVVNPIVPMVAGFFFATGFLFFIAMLNYLTDAYQQNSASAQAAASTIRSITACSLPLATKSMYGNLGIHWANFAVGICCLGDGGDSVHFRQIWRIVKAEE
- a CDS encoding ketopantoate reductase family protein, whose translation is MIEASCLFSPLLLLISSAISNNLMMKCLDPRVTLLSKNLFRANSYAMHSTTPVERNPSSTLRDRVHILGLGSIGTFVAHSVSEIPNGPSVILLLHRRSLLDHYRQNRNQIFFESRHGVHQSSTGYGLEMTQDNQWYPVSDESPSDCPITSHISNLIICVKATQTVSALRPLVHRLNSTSNILFLQNGSGMIEEVDAHLFQDPLTRPNYLIGVISHGVTLNSPFNITHTGFSATSIGPVSRDDGRYAAISDLRSNYLLQTLPLSPTLNLKSYPYTEILQVQLEKLAVNAFCNPLCALNDAKNEFLFSVPDTRRAILTEISNVVLALPELKGVQGLEERFSVARLEKTVNDIIAKTANTTCSMVWDLRAGRETAIQFINGSWSRMGKMVGVDTPVNDALVEQIKMRGRENLEMSDQ
- a CDS encoding putative toxin biosynthesis protein yields the protein MLTVYSAQLSLMHPGMETKQPVAVTLTTPKAQELFTFLRSSYIDERSGLPRGIPQHEMRTDDIDGFPFYRPEPPKILGRLPELKPAVLYIFGKSSDFSSPDARQEKLQTTGIGVGGSGGASRGWVQEVVLPCGHLVPMDCVTETAQASADLIGSELLFGNRKLRSSRKLGEVSHIVSE